A window of the Cicer arietinum cultivar CDC Frontier isolate Library 1 chromosome 6, Cicar.CDCFrontier_v2.0, whole genome shotgun sequence genome harbors these coding sequences:
- the LOC101507442 gene encoding B3 domain-containing transcription factor VRN1 isoform X2, whose amino-acid sequence MPCPSFHKLVLPSTLQAKQLRLPDNFMRKYGGQISPIVTLTVPDGSVWRVGLKKSDNKFWFRDGWNEFVHRYSISTGYLLLFRYEGKSSFNVNIFSLATSEINYQSSTAQSSKEGPYYAKCLKIFEELEDEDSIELLDSMPSKLTPGPLQNKAFSGSADKFTPGKSHSPPALQNLFNASKLNSINWGDGGNTLSSRSANSVDNHLTRDIGLQFNVVEFKKSTEEVKLRAAIDEKVKKSATKKRKSDVQEPSSDHEDEVEMRNRFYESASARKRTVTAEEREKAINAAKEFEPTNPFCRVVLRPSYLYRGCIMYLPSCFAEKHLNGVSGFIKLQISDGRQWPVRCLYRGGRAKLSQGWFEFSLENNLGEGDVCVFELLGTKDVVLQVTVFRITGDEGPLSPPPLQQNQHVRPAKLLTSPFQHHLTSTKLHGN is encoded by the exons ATGCCTTGTCCTTCATTTCACAAGCTTGTTCTACCCTCTACTCTACAAGCTAAGCAACTG AGGCTTCCAGATAATTTTATGAGAAAATATGGGGGCCAGATTTCTCCAATCGTTACTCTCACAGTTCCTGATGGCAGTGTATGGCGTGTAGGATTAAAAAAGTCAGACAACAAATTTTGGTTCCGTGATGGTTGGAATGAATTTGTTCATCGCTATTCCATCAGTACTGGATACTTGTTACTTTTTAGATACGAAGGAAAGTCGTCTTTCAATGTTAATATTTTCAGTTTGGCTACTTCTGAGATTAACTATCAATCATCGACCGCACAAAGCAGTAAGGAAGGGCCTTACTATGCAAAATGTCTTAAGATTTTCGAAGAATTGGAAGACGAAGATTCCATTGAATTACTGGATTCGATGCCTTCAAAACTTACTCCTGGCCCATTGCAAAACAAAGCTTTTTCTGGATCAGCTGATAAATTCACACCCGGCAAGTCTCATTCGCCTCCAGCCCTACAGAATCTGTTCAATGCATCTAAACTTAATAGCATAAACTGGGGAGACGGTGGGAATACTCTTTCTTCCAGAAGCGCCAATTCGGTAGACAACCATTTGACCAGAGATATAGGTCTCCAGTTTAATGTAGTTGAGTTTAAAAAGTCTACCGAAGAAGTGAAGCTGCGAGCGGCTATCGATGAAAAGGTTAAAAAATCTGCTACAAAGAAGCGGAAATCAG ATGTCCAGGAACCTTCTTCTGATCATGAAGACGAGGTAGAAATGCGTAATAGATTTTACGAAAGTGCATCTGCAAGGAAAAGAACCGTGACAGCTGAAGAACGAGAAAAAGCGATTAATGCAGCAAAAGAGTTTGAACCAACTAATCCTTTCTGCCGCGTTGTCCTGCGGCCCTCCTATTTATATAGAGGATGCATAATG TATCTTCCATCCTGTTTTGCAGAGAAGCATTTGAACGGCGTTTCAGGATTTATCAAACTTCAAATCTCGGATGGGAGGCAGTGGCCGGTTCGCTGCCTTTATAGAGGGGGTAGAGCTAAGTTAAGCCAGGGATGGTTTGAATTCTCATTAGAGAATAATTTAGGGGAAGGCGATGTCTGTGTGTTTGAGCTGCTCGGAACGAAGGATGTAGTGCTGCAAGTTACTGTTTTTCGTATTACTGGGGATGAAGGACCGTTGAGCCCGCCGCCTTTGCAGCAAAACCAACATGTGAGGCCAGCTAAACTGTTAACCAGTCCCTTTCAGCATCACCTCACTTCAACTAAACTGCATGGAAATTAA
- the LOC101507442 gene encoding B3 domain-containing transcription factor VRN1 isoform X1: protein MPCPSFHKLVLPSTLQAKQLRLPDNFMRKYGGQISPIVTLTVPDGSVWRVGLKKSDNKFWFRDGWNEFVHRYSISTGYLLLFRYEGKSSFNVNIFSLATSEINYQSSTAQSSKEGPYYAKCLKIFEELEDEDSIELLDSMPSKLTPGPLQNKAFSGSADKFTPGKSHSPPALQNLFNASKLNSINWGDGGNTLSSRSANSVDNHLTRDIGLQFNVVEFKKSTEEVKLRAAIDEKVKKSATKKRKSVCESTDVQEPSSDHEDEVEMRNRFYESASARKRTVTAEEREKAINAAKEFEPTNPFCRVVLRPSYLYRGCIMYLPSCFAEKHLNGVSGFIKLQISDGRQWPVRCLYRGGRAKLSQGWFEFSLENNLGEGDVCVFELLGTKDVVLQVTVFRITGDEGPLSPPPLQQNQHVRPAKLLTSPFQHHLTSTKLHGN from the exons ATGCCTTGTCCTTCATTTCACAAGCTTGTTCTACCCTCTACTCTACAAGCTAAGCAACTG AGGCTTCCAGATAATTTTATGAGAAAATATGGGGGCCAGATTTCTCCAATCGTTACTCTCACAGTTCCTGATGGCAGTGTATGGCGTGTAGGATTAAAAAAGTCAGACAACAAATTTTGGTTCCGTGATGGTTGGAATGAATTTGTTCATCGCTATTCCATCAGTACTGGATACTTGTTACTTTTTAGATACGAAGGAAAGTCGTCTTTCAATGTTAATATTTTCAGTTTGGCTACTTCTGAGATTAACTATCAATCATCGACCGCACAAAGCAGTAAGGAAGGGCCTTACTATGCAAAATGTCTTAAGATTTTCGAAGAATTGGAAGACGAAGATTCCATTGAATTACTGGATTCGATGCCTTCAAAACTTACTCCTGGCCCATTGCAAAACAAAGCTTTTTCTGGATCAGCTGATAAATTCACACCCGGCAAGTCTCATTCGCCTCCAGCCCTACAGAATCTGTTCAATGCATCTAAACTTAATAGCATAAACTGGGGAGACGGTGGGAATACTCTTTCTTCCAGAAGCGCCAATTCGGTAGACAACCATTTGACCAGAGATATAGGTCTCCAGTTTAATGTAGTTGAGTTTAAAAAGTCTACCGAAGAAGTGAAGCTGCGAGCGGCTATCGATGAAAAGGTTAAAAAATCTGCTACAAAGAAGCGGAAATCAG TTTGTGAAAGTACAGATGTCCAGGAACCTTCTTCTGATCATGAAGACGAGGTAGAAATGCGTAATAGATTTTACGAAAGTGCATCTGCAAGGAAAAGAACCGTGACAGCTGAAGAACGAGAAAAAGCGATTAATGCAGCAAAAGAGTTTGAACCAACTAATCCTTTCTGCCGCGTTGTCCTGCGGCCCTCCTATTTATATAGAGGATGCATAATG TATCTTCCATCCTGTTTTGCAGAGAAGCATTTGAACGGCGTTTCAGGATTTATCAAACTTCAAATCTCGGATGGGAGGCAGTGGCCGGTTCGCTGCCTTTATAGAGGGGGTAGAGCTAAGTTAAGCCAGGGATGGTTTGAATTCTCATTAGAGAATAATTTAGGGGAAGGCGATGTCTGTGTGTTTGAGCTGCTCGGAACGAAGGATGTAGTGCTGCAAGTTACTGTTTTTCGTATTACTGGGGATGAAGGACCGTTGAGCCCGCCGCCTTTGCAGCAAAACCAACATGTGAGGCCAGCTAAACTGTTAACCAGTCCCTTTCAGCATCACCTCACTTCAACTAAACTGCATGGAAATTAA
- the LOC101507442 gene encoding B3 domain-containing transcription factor VRN1 isoform X3, producing MRKYGGQISPIVTLTVPDGSVWRVGLKKSDNKFWFRDGWNEFVHRYSISTGYLLLFRYEGKSSFNVNIFSLATSEINYQSSTAQSSKEGPYYAKCLKIFEELEDEDSIELLDSMPSKLTPGPLQNKAFSGSADKFTPGKSHSPPALQNLFNASKLNSINWGDGGNTLSSRSANSVDNHLTRDIGLQFNVVEFKKSTEEVKLRAAIDEKVKKSATKKRKSVCESTDVQEPSSDHEDEVEMRNRFYESASARKRTVTAEEREKAINAAKEFEPTNPFCRVVLRPSYLYRGCIMYLPSCFAEKHLNGVSGFIKLQISDGRQWPVRCLYRGGRAKLSQGWFEFSLENNLGEGDVCVFELLGTKDVVLQVTVFRITGDEGPLSPPPLQQNQHVRPAKLLTSPFQHHLTSTKLHGN from the exons ATGAGAAAATATGGGGGCCAGATTTCTCCAATCGTTACTCTCACAGTTCCTGATGGCAGTGTATGGCGTGTAGGATTAAAAAAGTCAGACAACAAATTTTGGTTCCGTGATGGTTGGAATGAATTTGTTCATCGCTATTCCATCAGTACTGGATACTTGTTACTTTTTAGATACGAAGGAAAGTCGTCTTTCAATGTTAATATTTTCAGTTTGGCTACTTCTGAGATTAACTATCAATCATCGACCGCACAAAGCAGTAAGGAAGGGCCTTACTATGCAAAATGTCTTAAGATTTTCGAAGAATTGGAAGACGAAGATTCCATTGAATTACTGGATTCGATGCCTTCAAAACTTACTCCTGGCCCATTGCAAAACAAAGCTTTTTCTGGATCAGCTGATAAATTCACACCCGGCAAGTCTCATTCGCCTCCAGCCCTACAGAATCTGTTCAATGCATCTAAACTTAATAGCATAAACTGGGGAGACGGTGGGAATACTCTTTCTTCCAGAAGCGCCAATTCGGTAGACAACCATTTGACCAGAGATATAGGTCTCCAGTTTAATGTAGTTGAGTTTAAAAAGTCTACCGAAGAAGTGAAGCTGCGAGCGGCTATCGATGAAAAGGTTAAAAAATCTGCTACAAAGAAGCGGAAATCAG TTTGTGAAAGTACAGATGTCCAGGAACCTTCTTCTGATCATGAAGACGAGGTAGAAATGCGTAATAGATTTTACGAAAGTGCATCTGCAAGGAAAAGAACCGTGACAGCTGAAGAACGAGAAAAAGCGATTAATGCAGCAAAAGAGTTTGAACCAACTAATCCTTTCTGCCGCGTTGTCCTGCGGCCCTCCTATTTATATAGAGGATGCATAATG TATCTTCCATCCTGTTTTGCAGAGAAGCATTTGAACGGCGTTTCAGGATTTATCAAACTTCAAATCTCGGATGGGAGGCAGTGGCCGGTTCGCTGCCTTTATAGAGGGGGTAGAGCTAAGTTAAGCCAGGGATGGTTTGAATTCTCATTAGAGAATAATTTAGGGGAAGGCGATGTCTGTGTGTTTGAGCTGCTCGGAACGAAGGATGTAGTGCTGCAAGTTACTGTTTTTCGTATTACTGGGGATGAAGGACCGTTGAGCCCGCCGCCTTTGCAGCAAAACCAACATGTGAGGCCAGCTAAACTGTTAACCAGTCCCTTTCAGCATCACCTCACTTCAACTAAACTGCATGGAAATTAA
- the LOC101507954 gene encoding uncharacterized protein codes for MVVWLLSSISNPNHHNHFQSSTMSVPKAVAATIRLRVPAGAARPAPPVGPALGQYRLNLMAFCKDFNARTQKFKADTPMSVTITAYKDNTFDFTVKSPSVTWYLKKAAGIESGSTRPGHVTATTLSLRHVYEIAKVKQSDPYLQNMPLESISKSIIGTASSMGIKIVKDLD; via the coding sequence ATGGTTGTGTGGCTGCTCTCATCAATCTCAAACCCAAACCACCACAACCACTTCCAGTCGTCGACGATGAGCGTTCCTAAGGCGGTAGCAGCGACGATCCGATTGAGAGTTCCGGCAGGTGCCGCACGTCCAGCGCCACCAGTGGGACCAGCGTTAGGTCAATACCGACTTAACCTAATGGCGTTCTGCAAAGACTTCAACGCACGAACTCAGAAATTCAAGGCAGATACTCCAATGTCGGTTACAATAACAGCTTACAAAGATAACACGTTTGATTTCACAGTTAAATCTCCTTCCGTCACGTGGTACCTCAAGAAAGCCGCCGGCATCGAATCGGGAAGTACTCGTCCAGGTCACGTGACCGCCACAACTCTTTCACTTCGGCACGTGTATGAAATCGCTAAGGTTAAACAGTCCGATCCTTACTTGCAGAACATGCCTCTTGAGTCAATTTCCAAGTCTATTATTGGTACTGCTAGTAGCATGGGAATCAAAATCGTTAAAGACCTTGATTGA
- the LOC101508591 gene encoding uncharacterized protein yields MGLFLAHLVQGFALTFLGLWHIINTIKSYIVKGPSNFTVRFWYQLNTSQFKLKHLELVSILSFSILAILIQILDFPYFHYAFKLDNFEHATMFIHLALFAGFSLSTELTDSLELFSGFVGILASSVFSQELFLLHFHSTDHVGLEGHYHWLLQLIVFVSLASALAATIFPNSFNAAIVLSVSIIFQGCWFINMGFMLWIPAFVPEGCVMNLGRESGSEIHGAVTCGSKEADFRAKGLANLQFSWILSAIMIFAGVVCLKLAKKCTIVDRLEYERIQSKVMDSTVVNEGFKQAK; encoded by the coding sequence ATGGGGTTGTTTCTAGCACACTTAGTGCAGGGTTTTGCTCTCACATTTCTTGGCCTATGGCACATCATCAACACTATAAAATCTTACATTGTGAAGGGTCCTTCCAATTTCACTGTAAGATTCTGGTACCAACTTAATACATCTCAATTCAAACTCAAACACTTGGAACTTGtttcaattttatcattttccATCCTAGCAATTCTTATACAAATTCTAGATTTCCCTTATTTCCACTATGCTTTTAAGCTTGATAACTTTGAGCATGCAACTATGTTCATACACCTTGCTTTGTTTGCTGGTTTTTCACTCTCTACTGAGTTGACTGATTCACTTGAACTCTTCTCTGGATTTGTTGGTATACTTGCATCCTCAGTTTTCAGTCAAGAGCTTTTCTTACTCCATTTTCATTCCACTGACCATGTTGGACTTGAAGGCCATTACCACTGGCTGCTACAGCTCATAGTTTTTGTCTCACTTGCATCAGCTCTGGCTGCAACCATTTTTCCCAACAGTTTCAACGCAGCCATCGTGCTTTCCGTTTCGATTATCTTCCAAGGATGTTGGTTTATAAACATGGGGTTTATGTTGTGGATTCCTGCATTTGTTCCTGAAGGATGTGTGATGAATTTGGGTAGGGAGAGTGGTAGTGAAATTCACGGAGCAGTCACTTGTGGATCGAAAGAGGCAGATTTTCGGGCTAAAGGGTTAGCCAATTTACAGTTCAGTTGGATACTTTCTGCTATAATGATATTTGCAGGAGTTGTATGCTTGAAATTGGCCAAAAAATGTACCATTGTTGACAGGTTGGAATATGAGAGAATTCAAAGTAAAGTTATGGATTCCACTGTGGTCAATGAAGGTTTCAAGCAAGCCAAATAA
- the LOC101508902 gene encoding diphthamide biosynthesis protein 3-like, with protein sequence MSYDDVEIEDMEWNEELQSYTYPCPCGDLFQITKEDLKLGEEIARCPSCSLYITVIYNMEDFLGDSNQNRTNKPLQPSKQQTVTVA encoded by the coding sequence ATGTCTTACGACGACGTAGAGATTGAAGACATGGAATGGAACGAGGAGTTGCAGTCATACACATATCCATGTCCATGCGGCGACCTTTTCCAGATCACGAAGGAAGATCTCAAGCTGGGTGAGGAAATCGCTCGTTGCCCTAGTTGCTCCCTCTACATCACCGTCATCTATAACATGGAAGATTTCCTCGGCGATTCCAATCAAAATCGAACAAATAAGCCTCTTCAACCCTCCAAACAACAAACCGTTACTGTTGCTTGA